A region of Sulfitobacter faviae DNA encodes the following proteins:
- a CDS encoding amidohydrolase: MLTNRDIEELTQFRRALHQYPEISGEEVETARTIAAELEKLAPTRILTGLGGNGVAAVFDSGNPGPTVLFRAELDALPIPEEHDIPWVSKVPGKSHVCGHDGHMTMLLALGRMIGRRPVAKGRVVLMFQPAEEDGSGARAVVNDPTYAEIAADYAFAIHVEPGRPFGHVDTAPALINCASKGISIALHGKTAHAASPEDGTSPALALAELIPALQALGPGGPLDDDFRLVTLTHLRMGEPTFGVAPGEAALYATLRSTRDDALAEIEVALHAEVARVTEAHGLTAAFAESDHFAASINHPEAYAIAAAAMDALGVSHGQKNLPMRASEDFGLFGRDAKAAMLCLGPGEGYAALHNPDYDFPDDLIPLGAGIFERIARDLLGSA; this comes from the coding sequence ATGCTGACGAACCGCGATATCGAAGAGTTGACGCAGTTTCGCAGGGCGCTCCACCAATACCCCGAGATCTCGGGCGAGGAAGTGGAGACCGCCCGAACCATCGCGGCGGAACTGGAAAAGCTCGCGCCTACGCGCATCCTCACCGGCCTTGGCGGGAATGGGGTGGCGGCGGTTTTCGATAGCGGCAACCCCGGCCCCACGGTGCTCTTCCGCGCGGAACTCGACGCCCTGCCGATCCCCGAGGAACATGACATTCCTTGGGTCTCTAAGGTGCCGGGCAAGTCCCACGTCTGCGGCCACGACGGTCATATGACCATGCTCTTGGCGCTCGGTCGGATGATCGGGCGCCGCCCCGTCGCAAAGGGCCGCGTGGTGCTGATGTTCCAACCGGCCGAGGAGGACGGCAGCGGCGCGCGGGCGGTGGTGAACGACCCCACCTATGCCGAGATCGCTGCCGATTACGCCTTTGCCATCCATGTCGAGCCGGGCCGCCCCTTTGGCCATGTCGACACCGCGCCCGCGCTGATCAACTGCGCCTCGAAAGGCATCTCCATCGCCCTGCACGGCAAGACCGCCCATGCCGCCAGCCCCGAGGATGGCACCTCCCCCGCCCTTGCGCTGGCCGAGTTGATCCCGGCGCTGCAAGCGCTCGGCCCCGGCGGGCCGCTTGACGATGACTTCCGTCTCGTCACCCTCACCCATCTGCGCATGGGCGAGCCGACCTTTGGCGTCGCCCCTGGCGAAGCGGCGCTCTATGCCACCCTGCGCAGCACCCGCGACGATGCGCTGGCCGAGATCGAAGTGGCCCTGCACGCCGAAGTCGCCCGCGTGACCGAGGCCCATGGGCTGACGGCAGCTTTCGCGGAATCAGACCATTTCGCCGCCTCCATCAACCACCCCGAAGCCTACGCGATCGCCGCCGCGGCGATGGACGCGCTTGGCGTGTCGCACGGGCAGAAAAACTTGCCGATGCGCGCCTCCGAGGATTTCGGCCTGTTCGGGCGCGATGCCAAGGCCGCGATGCTCTGCCTTGGCCCCGGCGAGGGCTACGCCGCCCTGCACAATCCCGATTACGATTTCCCCGATGATCTGATCCCCTTAGGCGCCGGTATTTTTGAGCGGATCGCACGGGATTTGCTCGGTTCCGCTTGA
- a CDS encoding rhomboid family intramembrane serine protease: MFPIRDHNPSGRTPFVTYGLMALNIGVFLSSLSLMADERALAEFYYSYALLPARLSHGEGYFGLITSQFLHGGWMHLAGNMLFLWIFGDNVEDEMGHGRYLLFYLACGIAAGLGQVVTEPLSWVPMVGASGAIAGVMGGYLLLFPRAKVDILVIFIVFFRIFAIPAWIMLGLWFGMQFIGGIGATPGTGGVAYWAHAGGFIAGLLLTLPLWLRRGGFAFWRQTHGHPPHAAADYDLSESRIPKVRRK, from the coding sequence ATGTTCCCGATCCGCGATCACAACCCCTCGGGCCGAACGCCCTTCGTCACCTATGGGCTGATGGCGCTCAACATTGGGGTGTTCCTGTCGTCCCTGTCGCTGATGGCGGATGAGCGCGCCTTGGCCGAGTTTTACTACAGCTACGCCCTGCTGCCCGCGCGGCTGAGCCATGGGGAGGGGTATTTCGGCCTCATCACCTCGCAATTTCTGCATGGCGGCTGGATGCATCTGGCGGGTAACATGCTGTTTTTGTGGATATTCGGCGACAATGTCGAAGATGAGATGGGCCATGGGCGCTATCTGCTGTTCTACCTTGCCTGCGGCATCGCCGCGGGTCTGGGCCAAGTCGTGACAGAACCGCTCTCATGGGTGCCTATGGTCGGGGCCTCGGGCGCGATTGCGGGGGTGATGGGAGGCTACCTGCTGCTCTTCCCCCGTGCCAAGGTCGACATTCTGGTGATCTTTATCGTGTTTTTCCGCATCTTCGCGATCCCGGCGTGGATCATGCTGGGCCTGTGGTTCGGCATGCAATTCATTGGCGGGATCGGGGCCACGCCGGGCACCGGCGGGGTGGCCTATTGGGCCCATGCGGGCGGGTTCATCGCGGGGCTGCTGCTGACCTTGCCGCTCTGGCTGCGGCGGGGCGGCTTTGCCTTTTGGCGGCAAACCCACGGCCATCCGCCCCATGCCGCCGCAGACTATGACCTGAGCGAAAGTCGCATTCCGAAAGTGAGACGCAAATGA
- a CDS encoding GFA family protein, with product MTETSETRRASCHCGAVVIEALFPRGLASAARCTCSFCRRRGAATVTAPVETVTVLKGAENLTLYTWGTHTAQHYFCKTCGIYTHHRRRSNPDECGVNLGAIEGVLPWEMEPLPYSDGINHPSDRDPG from the coding sequence ATGACCGAAACCTCCGAAACCCGCCGCGCCTCTTGCCACTGCGGGGCCGTGGTGATCGAAGCGCTGTTTCCGCGCGGTCTGGCCTCGGCCGCGCGCTGCACCTGCTCCTTTTGCCGCCGCCGCGGCGCCGCCACGGTAACGGCTCCGGTCGAGACGGTGACCGTGTTGAAAGGGGCCGAGAACCTCACGCTCTACACTTGGGGCACGCATACGGCGCAGCACTATTTCTGTAAGACCTGCGGCATCTACACCCACCACCGCCGCCGCTCGAACCCCGATGAATGCGGCGTGAACCTTGGTGCGATCGAAGGGGTCCTGCCTTGGGAGATGGAGCCGCTGCCCTATAGCGATGGCATCAACCACCCTTCGGACCGCGACCCCGGTTAG
- a CDS encoding DUF2235 domain-containing protein, whose protein sequence is MPQSQPSKTLFQRLFGRFWRRPESDFGPRRGAVTHVIILDGTMSSLELGRETNAGIAYGLCREMGSALSIYYEPGLQWRDWRSAMDVILGRGINRQIRRAYGYLASRYRPGDRIFLLGYSRGGYAVRSLAGVIDRVGLLRAEVATERNIRDVYRHYEAHHLSKAGELFARANCHPEVEIEAIGVWDTVKSLGLNAPLFWRFSQPLHMFHNHDLSRNVKNGFQALALNETRVAYAPVLWTTPEGYDGRLEQVWFPGTHGDVGGQLGGHEAARPLANIPLVWLLSRMEESGLPLPAGWATRFDQDPAAPSIGRWRGYGKMLVTRRRRVVGADPSERLHESVEQRREQAAPQPGLLARMQGVISSL, encoded by the coding sequence GTGCCGCAATCGCAGCCGAGTAAAACCCTGTTCCAACGGCTCTTCGGGCGGTTCTGGCGGCGGCCTGAAAGCGACTTCGGCCCGCGCCGGGGGGCGGTGACCCATGTTATCATCCTCGACGGGACCATGTCCTCGCTCGAACTGGGGCGCGAGACCAATGCGGGCATTGCCTATGGCCTCTGCCGCGAGATGGGCAGCGCCCTGTCGATCTATTACGAGCCGGGGCTGCAATGGCGCGATTGGCGCAGCGCTATGGATGTGATCTTGGGCCGCGGGATCAACCGGCAAATCCGCCGCGCCTATGGATATCTCGCCTCGCGCTACCGACCCGGAGATCGGATTTTCCTGCTGGGCTATTCGCGCGGCGGCTATGCGGTACGCTCCCTCGCCGGGGTGATCGACCGGGTGGGGCTTCTGCGCGCCGAGGTGGCGACAGAGCGTAACATCCGCGATGTTTACCGCCATTATGAGGCGCATCATCTGAGTAAGGCGGGCGAACTCTTTGCCCGGGCCAACTGCCACCCCGAGGTTGAGATCGAGGCGATTGGCGTTTGGGATACGGTCAAGTCGCTGGGACTCAACGCGCCGCTGTTCTGGCGGTTCTCGCAGCCGCTGCATATGTTCCACAACCACGACCTGAGCCGCAACGTGAAGAACGGCTTTCAGGCGCTGGCCCTGAACGAGACCCGCGTCGCCTATGCCCCGGTGCTATGGACCACGCCCGAGGGCTATGACGGGCGGCTTGAGCAGGTCTGGTTCCCCGGCACCCATGGCGACGTGGGCGGCCAGTTGGGCGGGCATGAGGCCGCGCGCCCCTTGGCCAATATCCCGCTGGTCTGGCTGCTGTCGCGGATGGAGGAAAGCGGCCTGCCACTGCCCGCAGGTTGGGCCACGCGGTTCGATCAAGATCCCGCCGCGCCCTCCATCGGGCGCTGGCGCGGCTATGGCAAGATGCTGGTGACCCGCCGCCGCCGGGTGGTGGGCGCGGACCCGTCCGAGCGGCTGCACGAAAGCGTGGAGCAGCGCCGCGAACAAGCCGCGCCACAACCGGGGTTGCTGGCCCGGATGCAGGGGGTGATTTCCAGCCTCTAA
- a CDS encoding type III PLP-dependent enzyme, with product MQHITPLSDTPTAYLAKHRPDAPALFLAPSVLQATARRFQADFDGLVTYAIKANDRAEVLSNLVAAGITTFDVASPAEMAAVRAVCPQAVLHYNNPVRSTSEVEAGIAARVYSWSVDDMSELAKLRDVPRDNEVAVRFALPVKGAAYDFGSKFGAVPEEAAVLLRAVVEMGFTPSMCFHPGTQCNDPQAWVQYVHAAADILRMAGVSIDRLNIGGGFAVDRGFDAPDHRAVFAAVKAALAESFGAGAPALLCEPGRAMVADAAVLATRIKGMRNDGRTVFLNDGIYGGLPDLRDMGLSGLVDVVGPDGMRRQGAAKPRVVFGPTCDSLDRLPDGLPLPEDAQTGDYLLFGGMGAYSIAMSTAFNGYGLAGVTLVSSLEGALTRKAA from the coding sequence ATGCAGCATATCACTCCCCTTTCCGACACGCCCACAGCCTATCTGGCGAAACACCGCCCCGACGCGCCGGCGTTGTTTCTGGCCCCTTCGGTGCTGCAAGCCACCGCGCGGCGGTTTCAGGCGGATTTCGACGGGCTGGTGACCTATGCGATCAAGGCGAACGACCGGGCGGAGGTGCTGTCGAACCTTGTCGCGGCAGGGATCACCACCTTCGATGTCGCCTCTCCGGCAGAGATGGCGGCGGTGCGGGCGGTCTGCCCGCAGGCGGTGCTGCATTACAACAACCCCGTGCGCTCGACCTCCGAGGTGGAGGCCGGGATCGCGGCGCGGGTCTATAGCTGGTCGGTCGACGACATGTCGGAACTGGCCAAGCTGCGCGACGTGCCGCGCGACAATGAGGTGGCGGTGCGCTTTGCCTTGCCGGTGAAGGGCGCGGCCTATGACTTCGGCTCAAAATTCGGCGCGGTCCCTGAAGAGGCGGCGGTGCTGTTGCGCGCGGTTGTCGAGATGGGGTTCACGCCGTCGATGTGTTTCCACCCCGGCACGCAGTGCAACGATCCGCAGGCTTGGGTGCAATATGTCCATGCGGCGGCGGATATTCTGCGCATGGCCGGTGTCTCGATCGACCGGCTGAACATCGGCGGGGGCTTCGCCGTGGACCGTGGGTTTGACGCGCCGGACCACCGAGCCGTCTTTGCCGCCGTCAAAGCGGCGCTGGCCGAGAGCTTTGGCGCGGGTGCGCCTGCGCTGCTCTGCGAGCCGGGCCGTGCGATGGTGGCCGATGCCGCCGTGTTGGCCACCCGCATCAAGGGGATGCGCAACGACGGGCGGACTGTCTTTCTGAACGATGGTATCTATGGCGGGCTGCCTGATCTGCGCGACATGGGGCTTTCGGGGCTTGTCGATGTGGTCGGCCCCGATGGCATGCGGCGTCAGGGGGCAGCCAAGCCGCGCGTGGTCTTCGGCCCGACCTGCGATTCGCTGGACCGTCTGCCCGATGGGCTGCCGCTGCCCGAAGATGCGCAAACCGGGGATTACCTCTTGTTCGGCGGCATGGGGGCCTATTCCATCGCCATGTCGACCGCCTTCAACGGCTATGGGTTGGCAGGGGTGACACTGGTCTCAAGCCTTGAAGGCGCGCTTACCCGCAAGGCGGCCTGA
- a CDS encoding Lrp/AsnC family transcriptional regulator: protein MTAQLDDTDRALIAALQSNARQPVADLARGLGLARTTVQARLERLERGGAILGYTLRLGEAARAPLHATALVNIELRAGPAVLARLRSLPAVQVVHTTSGRFDLLVQIAAQTTQELDETLDRIGETRGVKGSESLIHLSTKIDRSG, encoded by the coding sequence ATGACGGCACAACTTGACGATACCGACCGCGCTTTGATCGCGGCGCTGCAATCCAATGCTCGCCAGCCGGTCGCCGATCTGGCGCGCGGCCTTGGCCTTGCCCGCACCACCGTTCAAGCCCGGCTGGAACGGTTGGAACGCGGCGGCGCCATCCTCGGCTATACGCTGCGTTTGGGCGAAGCGGCCCGCGCGCCGCTACATGCCACGGCGCTGGTCAATATCGAGCTGCGCGCAGGCCCCGCGGTTTTAGCGCGGCTGCGCAGCCTGCCTGCGGTGCAGGTGGTGCATACCACCTCGGGCCGCTTTGACCTACTGGTGCAGATCGCGGCGCAAACCACGCAGGAGTTGGACGAGACCCTCGACCGCATTGGCGAGACGCGCGGCGTCAAGGGCAGTGAGAGCCTGATCCACCTCAGCACCAAGATCGACCGCAGCGGCTGA
- a CDS encoding crotonase/enoyl-CoA hydratase family protein: MPRVTTRIEDHIAHVTLTRADKMNAVDDEMIEAIIAAGQEVAASDARVVLLSGEGKGFCAGIDIGGLSGMLGQDVEALIMPRSHGEGSTNKWQEVSMVWHRLEIPVIAALHGVVFGAGMQLALGADIRIAAPDTKLAVMEMKWGIVPDMGGMVLLPRLVRSDVLRRLTYTAAPVEATQAERWGLVTEVAEDPQAAALELAQVIAGKGPNAVKAAKRLIGYAESGASDLDVLEAESREQAALLGKPEQMEVIAAEFGKRPAVFK; encoded by the coding sequence ATGCCCCGCGTCACCACCCGGATCGAAGACCATATCGCCCATGTCACCCTCACCCGCGCCGACAAGATGAACGCGGTGGATGATGAGATGATCGAGGCGATCATCGCGGCAGGGCAGGAGGTTGCGGCCTCGGACGCCCGGGTGGTGTTGCTCTCGGGCGAGGGCAAAGGCTTTTGCGCGGGCATTGATATTGGCGGGCTGTCGGGGATGCTGGGGCAGGATGTTGAGGCGCTGATCATGCCCCGCAGCCATGGCGAGGGCTCGACGAACAAATGGCAAGAGGTGTCGATGGTTTGGCACCGTTTGGAAATCCCGGTGATCGCGGCGCTGCATGGGGTGGTTTTCGGCGCCGGGATGCAGCTGGCGCTTGGGGCAGATATTCGGATTGCCGCGCCGGATACGAAGCTCGCGGTGATGGAGATGAAATGGGGCATCGTGCCGGATATGGGCGGTATGGTGCTGCTGCCGCGGCTGGTGCGCTCGGACGTGTTGCGGCGGTTGACCTATACCGCCGCGCCCGTGGAGGCCACGCAGGCCGAGCGTTGGGGGCTGGTGACCGAGGTCGCCGAAGACCCGCAGGCGGCGGCGTTGGAGCTGGCGCAGGTGATCGCGGGGAAGGGGCCGAACGCGGTGAAGGCGGCGAAACGGTTGATTGGCTATGCGGAGTCGGGGGCGTCGGATTTGGATGTGCTTGAGGCCGAGTCGCGCGAGCAGGCGGCGCTGTTGGGCAAGCCCGAGCAGATGGAGGTGATCGCGGCGGAGTTCGGCAAGCGGCCTGCGGTGTTTAAGTAG
- a CDS encoding pyridoxal phosphate-dependent aminotransferase, translating into MAVLLNVWRSSPQITARHQQNVAAGAAALALSRARPYTLAHDICTPHPLAQRLPANVPFVGPEAQERVLGRPFKARLGANENVFGPSPRAIAAMAETEMWKYGDSESMELRAALAELHGIAPENIIVGEGIDGLLGYLVRLLVGEGDAVVTSEGAYPTFNYHVTGFGGVLHRVPYRDDHEDPAALFTKAAEVDAKLVYLANPDNPMGTWHEGAALARALDDLPQGSLLLLDEAYIECAPEGTAPELSADDPRVIRMRTFSKAYGLAGARIGYAIAAPELITAFHKVRNHFGLNRAAQAGALAAVQDQSYLKEVQTKIAEARRRIAQIAEENGLSTLPSAANFVAVDCGRDGAFAKAVLDALVARGIFVRMPFAAPQNRCIRISCSTAEELDHFAAALPEALADARGA; encoded by the coding sequence ATGGCTGTTCTCCTGAATGTTTGGCGCAGTTCACCGCAGATCACCGCGCGGCACCAGCAAAACGTGGCGGCAGGTGCTGCGGCACTTGCCCTCTCACGGGCCCGCCCCTACACCTTGGCGCATGACATATGCACGCCTCACCCCCTCGCCCAACGCCTGCCCGCCAATGTCCCCTTCGTGGGCCCCGAAGCGCAGGAGCGCGTCCTTGGCCGCCCCTTCAAAGCGCGGCTTGGCGCCAATGAAAACGTCTTTGGCCCCTCGCCCCGCGCCATCGCGGCCATGGCAGAGACCGAGATGTGGAAATATGGCGATTCTGAAAGCATGGAGTTGCGCGCGGCGCTGGCCGAACTGCACGGCATCGCGCCCGAGAACATCATCGTCGGCGAAGGGATCGACGGGCTGCTGGGCTATCTCGTCCGTCTGCTGGTGGGCGAAGGCGATGCGGTGGTGACCTCCGAAGGCGCCTACCCGACCTTCAACTACCACGTCACGGGCTTTGGCGGCGTGCTGCACAGGGTGCCCTACCGCGACGATCACGAAGACCCGGCGGCGCTTTTCACCAAGGCGGCGGAGGTGGATGCCAAGCTGGTCTACCTCGCCAACCCCGACAACCCGATGGGCACTTGGCATGAGGGCGCGGCACTGGCACGCGCGCTCGACGACCTGCCCCAAGGCAGCCTGCTGTTGCTGGATGAAGCCTATATCGAATGCGCCCCCGAGGGCACCGCACCCGAACTTTCCGCCGATGACCCGCGGGTGATCCGGATGCGGACCTTCTCCAAAGCCTACGGCCTTGCCGGGGCGCGGATCGGCTATGCCATCGCCGCGCCCGAGTTGATCACCGCCTTTCACAAGGTCCGCAATCACTTTGGCCTGAACCGCGCGGCGCAGGCGGGGGCTTTGGCGGCGGTGCAGGATCAGAGCTACCTGAAAGAGGTTCAGACCAAGATCGCCGAAGCCCGCCGCCGGATCGCCCAAATCGCCGAAGAAAACGGGCTCAGCACCCTCCCCTCTGCCGCCAATTTCGTCGCGGTCGACTGTGGCCGCGATGGCGCTTTCGCCAAGGCGGTGCTCGACGCGCTGGTGGCGCGGGGGATCTTCGTGCGCATGCCCTTTGCCGCCCCGCAAAACCGCTGCATCCGCATCAGTTGCAGCACGGCGGAGGAGCTGGATCACTTCGCCGCCGCCTTGCCCGAGGCCTTAGCGGACGCGCGCGGGGCTTAA
- a CDS encoding pyridoxal-phosphate-dependent aminotransferase family protein, with translation MIKQNKLAPGRSYLAIPGPSVMPDAVLSAMHRAAPNIYEGELVEMMPALAADLKRVARTDRHVAMYISNGHGAWEAALSNVIAPGDRVLVLATGRFGHGWAEMATGLGAEVDILDFGRNAPVDLAQVAERLKADSGHQIKAVMAVHVDTSSSVRNDVPGLRRLLDEAGHPALLMADCIASLGCERFEMDAWGVDVMVTASQKGLMVPPGMAFVFFNDRAEEARARLPRVSRYWDWSPRAHAQEFYQYHGGTAPTHHLYGLRAALDIIHEEGIEQVWQRHETLARAVWAACEAWSAEGSLRFNIEDRALRSHAVTALRLQAPHATELRDWVQGNLGLTLGVGLGMALPGEPAWHGFFRLGHMGHVNGHMIMGLLGGIEAGLSALKIDHGPGALQAAAEVIGGA, from the coding sequence ATGATAAAGCAGAATAAACTCGCCCCCGGTCGTTCGTACCTCGCCATTCCCGGCCCCTCGGTCATGCCCGACGCGGTGCTGAGCGCGATGCACCGCGCGGCCCCCAATATCTATGAAGGCGAGTTGGTCGAGATGATGCCTGCACTGGCCGCTGACCTGAAGCGCGTGGCGCGTACAGATCGTCATGTGGCGATGTATATCAGCAACGGCCACGGCGCTTGGGAAGCCGCGCTGAGCAATGTCATAGCCCCCGGCGACCGGGTGTTGGTGCTGGCCACGGGGCGTTTCGGCCATGGCTGGGCCGAAATGGCGACGGGGCTGGGGGCGGAGGTGGATATCCTCGACTTTGGCCGCAACGCGCCCGTCGACCTCGCACAGGTGGCCGAACGCCTGAAGGCCGACAGCGGCCACCAAATCAAGGCGGTGATGGCGGTGCATGTGGACACCTCAAGCTCGGTCCGCAACGATGTGCCGGGCCTGCGCCGCCTGTTGGATGAGGCGGGCCACCCCGCGCTCTTGATGGCCGATTGCATCGCGTCATTGGGCTGTGAGCGCTTTGAGATGGACGCTTGGGGCGTTGATGTCATGGTCACCGCTTCGCAAAAAGGGCTGATGGTGCCGCCGGGCATGGCCTTCGTCTTTTTCAACGACCGGGCCGAGGAAGCCCGTGCGCGTCTGCCCCGCGTGAGCCGCTATTGGGACTGGTCGCCGCGCGCCCATGCGCAGGAGTTTTATCAATACCACGGCGGCACGGCGCCGACGCATCACCTCTACGGCCTGCGCGCCGCCCTCGATATCATCCATGAAGAAGGGATCGAGCAGGTCTGGCAGCGCCATGAAACGCTGGCCCGGGCGGTCTGGGCGGCCTGTGAGGCGTGGTCGGCTGAGGGCAGCCTGCGGTTCAACATCGAAGACCGCGCCCTGCGCAGCCATGCCGTCACCGCGCTGCGGCTGCAAGCGCCCCATGCGACCGAGTTGCGCGATTGGGTGCAGGGCAATTTGGGGCTCACACTGGGCGTGGGTCTGGGCATGGCCCTGCCGGGGGAACCTGCGTGGCACGGGTTCTTCCGCCTTGGCCATATGGGCCATGTGAATGGCCATATGATCATGGGGCTGCTTGGCGGGATCGAAGCCGGGCTTTCGGCGCTGAAGATCGACCACGGGCCGGGCGCCTTGCAGGCGGCGGCGGAGGTGATCGGCGGGGCTTAA
- a CDS encoding TIGR04283 family arsenosugar biosynthesis glycosyltransferase, whose amino-acid sequence MRAPISVVIPSLNAATGLPACLAALVEGLQAGLIREVILSDGGSTDGTRALAEGWGAEVVSGAPSRGGQLRRGCDAAQGAWLLVLHADTVLAPGWSDAVQDHMAHRAEGAGWFRLRFDQRGLAPRLVAGWANLRSALGLPYGDQGLLLPRALYDAVGGYPDQPLMEDVALARALRGRLTRLNGVAVTSAEKYRRQGWLRRGGRNLWTLARYAMGASPEALAESYRRS is encoded by the coding sequence ATGCGCGCGCCGATCTCTGTCGTCATTCCCAGTCTCAACGCGGCCACGGGGCTGCCCGCTTGTCTCGCCGCGCTCGTCGAAGGCTTGCAGGCCGGGCTGATCCGCGAGGTGATCTTGAGCGATGGCGGCTCCACGGATGGCACGCGCGCGCTGGCCGAAGGCTGGGGGGCTGAGGTCGTCTCGGGCGCGCCTTCGCGGGGCGGGCAGTTGCGGCGTGGCTGCGACGCGGCGCAGGGCGCGTGGCTCTTGGTGCTGCACGCCGACACGGTGCTGGCCCCGGGCTGGAGCGATGCGGTGCAGGATCACATGGCGCACAGAGCCGAAGGCGCGGGGTGGTTTCGCCTGCGCTTCGATCAGCGCGGTTTGGCGCCGCGTTTGGTGGCGGGCTGGGCGAACCTGCGCAGCGCTCTTGGCTTGCCCTATGGCGATCAGGGTTTGCTTTTGCCCCGCGCGCTTTATGACGCGGTGGGCGGCTATCCCGATCAACCGCTGATGGAGGATGTGGCGCTCGCCCGCGCCCTGCGCGGCCGCTTGACCCGGCTCAATGGCGTCGCCGTGACCAGTGCCGAGAAATACCGCCGTCAGGGCTGGCTGCGGCGCGGGGGGCGCAACCTCTGGACGCTGGCGCGCTATGCGATGGGGGCCAGCCCCGAGGCGCTCGCCGAAAGCTACCGGCGTTCGTGA
- a CDS encoding YgfZ/GcvT domain-containing protein → MTPRRILRLSGPDTRDFLQGIVTNDVGKLDQGPIYAALLTPQGKYMADFFLIAEGEGVLLDVDESLGDMLTQRLSMYKLRAKVTIAPTDLHLHRGTGPAPDDALADPRHPEIGWRAYRDTPQTEDATDWDALRVAHLIPETGIELTPDTFILEAGFDRINGLDFRKGCYVGQEVTARMKHKTELRKGLTRVEVSGSAAPGTAITAEGKPAGTLYTQAGGQALAHLRFDRAKGPMQAEGAEVTWPGPAT, encoded by the coding sequence ATGACCCCGCGCCGCATTCTGCGCCTCTCCGGCCCCGACACCCGCGACTTTCTGCAAGGAATCGTGACCAATGACGTCGGCAAACTGGACCAAGGCCCGATCTATGCCGCCCTGCTGACGCCGCAGGGCAAATATATGGCCGATTTCTTTCTGATCGCCGAGGGCGAAGGCGTTCTGCTGGACGTGGATGAGAGCCTTGGCGATATGCTGACCCAGCGGCTGTCGATGTATAAACTGCGCGCAAAGGTAACAATCGCGCCCACCGATCTGCACCTGCACCGCGGCACCGGGCCTGCGCCCGACGACGCCTTAGCCGATCCGCGGCATCCCGAAATCGGCTGGCGCGCCTATCGCGACACCCCGCAAACCGAGGACGCGACCGATTGGGACGCCCTGCGCGTGGCCCATCTGATCCCCGAGACGGGGATCGAACTCACCCCCGATACCTTTATCCTTGAGGCGGGGTTCGATCGGATCAACGGGTTGGATTTCCGCAAAGGCTGCTATGTCGGCCAAGAGGTGACCGCCCGGATGAAACACAAGACCGAGTTGCGCAAAGGGCTGACCCGGGTCGAGGTCAGCGGCAGCGCCGCCCCCGGCACGGCAATCACGGCAGAGGGGAAACCCGCAGGCACGCTCTACACCCAAGCGGGCGGCCAGGCTTTGGCGCATCTGCGGTTCGACCGTGCCAAAGGCCCGATGCAGGCCGAAGGCGCAGAGGTCACTTGGCCCGGCCCTGCGACCTAA